A region from the Curtobacterium sp. MCBA15_012 genome encodes:
- a CDS encoding FtsQ-type POTRA domain-containing protein: MKRPEGFDERPDHPDAPADGADAPRQRRGPRIPRRASRAVPADGREAQPAPAPSAAVPETAGRPPGAAPDAGHDEQASADGGSVRDRAGAAAGVAGRRLGAGLSSVAERLRGYAPDEEHRPAGSGRAEHADDDRGDGGRDHVATVTDVLDAHRASRPSDDHEDHATPIGAGVRAAETAREARVAKRRRRLLERNEVRRFTRRSRHRRAAWTTAAAVVVVFGASLLVAVYSPLMALQTIEIKGTNRVDETALRQALSAQLGTPLARLDLGEVKREVAGFPLIESYVTEEVPPHTLVVTVTERTPVVAVQSGSAFDLVDPAGIVVQSSPSRPDGVPLADVSRAKLGSPVFRTMTEVVLALPSAVRSQVTDLRASTADDVTLTLRDGSNVVWGSPEDSEAKAALLAALVKDHEGRAPGTPVEYDVSAPDNGIVRAKQ, translated from the coding sequence GTGAAGCGTCCCGAGGGCTTCGACGAGCGTCCGGACCACCCGGACGCCCCGGCCGACGGTGCCGACGCGCCGCGGCAGCGTCGTGGTCCCCGGATCCCGCGGCGTGCGTCCCGCGCGGTGCCGGCGGACGGCCGGGAGGCGCAGCCCGCTCCCGCGCCGTCGGCCGCGGTCCCCGAGACGGCGGGTCGACCGCCCGGTGCCGCACCCGACGCCGGGCACGACGAGCAGGCGTCGGCCGACGGCGGGTCGGTGCGGGACCGCGCCGGTGCCGCCGCGGGCGTCGCCGGCCGCCGGCTCGGCGCCGGGCTGTCCTCGGTCGCCGAACGACTCCGTGGGTACGCTCCCGACGAGGAGCACCGTCCCGCCGGGTCCGGCCGTGCCGAGCACGCCGACGACGACCGGGGCGACGGGGGACGCGACCACGTCGCGACCGTCACCGACGTGCTCGACGCGCACCGCGCCTCCCGGCCGTCCGACGACCACGAGGACCACGCGACCCCGATCGGTGCCGGTGTCCGTGCCGCCGAGACGGCGCGCGAGGCGCGCGTCGCGAAGCGTCGGCGCCGGCTGCTCGAGCGCAACGAGGTGCGCCGGTTCACCCGGCGCTCCCGGCACCGCCGCGCCGCCTGGACCACGGCGGCCGCGGTCGTCGTGGTCTTCGGCGCCTCGTTGCTCGTCGCGGTCTACTCGCCGCTGATGGCGTTGCAGACCATCGAGATCAAGGGGACGAACCGCGTCGACGAGACCGCGCTGCGCCAGGCGCTGTCCGCGCAGCTCGGCACGCCGCTCGCCCGCCTCGACCTCGGCGAGGTCAAGCGCGAGGTGGCCGGGTTCCCGCTCATCGAGAGCTACGTGACCGAGGAGGTCCCGCCGCACACGCTCGTGGTGACGGTGACCGAGCGCACGCCCGTCGTCGCGGTGCAGTCCGGCAGCGCGTTCGACCTGGTGGACCCGGCCGGCATCGTCGTGCAGTCGTCGCCCTCGCGGCCGGACGGGGTGCCGCTCGCCGACGTGTCGCGCGCGAAGCTCGGGTCGCCGGTGTTCCGCACGATGACCGAGGTGGTGCTCGCGCTGCCGTCGGCGGTGCGGTCGCAGGTGACCGACCTGCGCGCCTCGACGGCCGACGACGTGACGCTCACGCTGCGCGACGGGTCGAACGTCGTGTGGGGGAGCCCGGAGGACTCCGAGGCGAAGGCGGCGCTGCTCGCCGCGCTCGTCAAGGACCACGAGGGCCGCGCCCCGGGGACGCCGGTCGAGTACGACGTGTCCGCGCCGGACAACGGGATCGTCCGCGCGAAGCAGTGA